Part of the Lentimicrobium sp. L6 genome, AAAAGGTTTCATAGCTAAATAATTAACAGGTATAAAGAAAGCCTTTCAAACAAATTAATATTTAAAAGGCTAAGATTATAATAAATTTCTCAAGATCAGTGTTGCAAATTTTTGAGAAAAATGATTGCACAAAAAAAAGGGCAAGCTACTTGCATCGCACTGCTACAACTTCATACCCTTGCTACGTTCCCGTCCTGGGGGAGTTCTGAAGGAGCTAGTCGTACAAGACTTACCCAGCTGCAAAAGTACAAATGTTTTTATATTTTTCGCAAATAAAAACTAACATTTTTTTAATTGTAATCTGATCAGATAGTTGTAGCTAATTTTTCTTAAAATAGAGTCCTCTCTTCAGCTTTTTTATACCTTTGCCAGCACCAAAAAAAACATTTAAATGTCAGAAAAAATCGGTGATCAAATACAGCATGATGGTATTATCACTCTAGTAGAGCCTGATAAACTCTCTGTGAGTATTATTTCAATGGCAACTTGTGCTTCTTGTCAGGTGAAAGGAGCTTGTTCTGCTTCCGATATGAAGGAGAAAATAGTTGAGGTGAAGCCACATACCAACCAAGACTATAAGGTTGGTGATAAAGTGATTATTGCTATTGATCAGAAAGTTGGAACCTGGGCGGTCCTATTTGGATATGTGTTTCCGCTAATTATAGTAGTGGTGGCTTTAATTATTTTTACTAACCTCATTGAAGATGAAGGTCTGGCTGGATTGATTTCTATTGCACTATTAGCTCCCTATTATGCTATTTTGTATTTTACTAGAAAGCGAATGGCGAATAATTTTGAATTTAAACTTTTGAAATAAATGATAGCATTAGAAACACGAATCGCTGCTTTTTCTAAGGTGGGCGCTTTTTTAAGATTATTATTAGATAATAACATGAAGCCACTGAAACTGGAGGAGCTTAAAAAATGGAACGATCAAGTGGGTACCGTCATACAGCTTCAGGATGAGTTATTAGACTATTTTGAGCATGCTCATCATTATAATGGTTGGTTTACTCAAGAGTTTGTGAGGATGGCCTTGCAAGACTGGTC contains:
- a CDS encoding SoxR reducing system RseC family protein produces the protein MSEKIGDQIQHDGIITLVEPDKLSVSIISMATCASCQVKGACSASDMKEKIVEVKPHTNQDYKVGDKVIIAIDQKVGTWAVLFGYVFPLIIVVVALIIFTNLIEDEGLAGLISIALLAPYYAILYFTRKRMANNFEFKLLK